The following are encoded together in the Tamandua tetradactyla isolate mTamTet1 chromosome 14, mTamTet1.pri, whole genome shotgun sequence genome:
- the OR10G3 gene encoding olfactory receptor 10G3, which yields MERVNSTLLTEFILTGIPYPLRLRTFLFMFFLLIYILTQLGNLLILITVWADPQLHAHPMYIFLGVLSIIDMGISSIIVPRLMMNFIFSIKPIPFAGCVAQLYFYHFLGSTQCFLYTLMAYDRYLAICRPLHYPVLMTPKLSTLLVAGAWAAGSIHGAIQAVLTFRLPYCGPNQVDYFFCDIPAVLRLACADTTVNKLVTFVDIGMVVASCFFLILLSYIQIIQAILRIHTADGRRRAFSTCGAHVTVVTVYYVPCAFIYLRPETNSPLDGAAALFPTAITPFLNPLIYTLRNQEVKLALKRMIVGPGTKSKI from the coding sequence ATGGAAAGAGTCAACAGCACACTGTTGACTGAGTTCATCCTAACAGGAATTCCCTACCCTCTCAGGCTAAGGAcgtttctttttatgttctttttgctAATCTACATCCTGACTCAGCTGGGGAACCTGCTTATTCTAATCACTGTCTGGGCTGACCCACAGCTCCATGCTCACCCCATGTACATTTTTCTTGGTGTTCTCTCCATCATTGACATGGGCATCTCATCCATCATCGTCCCTCGCCTCATGATGAACTTCATTTTCAGTATCAAGCCCATCCCATTTGCTGGTTGTGTGGCTCAACTATATTTCTATCATTTTCTGGGCAGCACCCAGTGCTTTCTCTACACCCTGATGGCCTATGACAGGTACCTAGCAATATGCCGGCCCCTGCACTACCCAGTGCTTATGACTCCTAAGTTGAGTACCTTGCTTGTGGCTGGAGCTTGGGCGGCAGGATCCATCCATGGGGCTATCCAGGCTGTCTTAACCTTCCGCTTGCCCTACTGTGGACCCAACCAGGTGGATTATTTCTTCTGTGATATCCCTGCAGTGTTGAGGCTGGCGTGTGCTGATACAACAGTCAACAAGCTGGTGACCTTTGTGGACATTGGGATGGTGGTTGCCAGTTGCTTCTTCCTGATCCTCCTCTCCTACATACAGATCATTCAAGCCATCCTGAGAATTCATACAGCTGATGGACGGCGCCGGGCCTTTTCAACTTGTGGAGCCCATGTAACTGTAGTCACCGTGTACTATGTGCCTTGTGCCTTCATCTACCTGAGGCCTGAAACCAACAGCCCTCTGGATGGGGCAGCTGCCTTATTCCCCACAGCCATCACTCCTTTCCTCAATCCTCTCATCTATACTTTGAGGAACCAAGAAGTGAAGCTGGCCCTGAAGAGAATGATAGTAGGCCCAGGGACTAAGAGTAAGATTTAA